ACGGACCACCCGAATCAGGAACCGTGGGGATCGGATTGGACGGGCCAGTTGGTCTAGTTCCAGGAGTGTTGGTCTAGTTCTCGGTTTTTAAAAGTGGAACTGATGATCTGGTTCTCGATTTCAAGGAGGAATTGAATTAGATCACATCGGACTAGCTAgatattctctttattttattatttcttcaaaaaaaattgatgaaaatgtGGACTAAATAATTTCTCGGTCCAATTTCAAGTAGTGGAAAAAAAAggtaatgataaaaaaataatgggaaaaaataaatgatcaattCCATTGGACCGAACTGAAACCGGATTGGAACTGGATTGGATTGATGGTATGATCCAATTCCCAATCCTAGGACCAATAGGTTTGTTTCTCGAttctgaattttgggaaccggctCTCTGGTCTGATAATCGCACTAGATTGGGAGCCGATTATgacttttacttgttcaaaaCAAATGTTCCTATGTCAAGTTGTCAGGGATGAGCTTCCAAATCCCTTTGGGAGTGATTTTAGGAGACCTAGAGAAAGGTAAGGAAAAATTTGGCATCGGTAGTCAAAGTCAACACGTCGATCCAAAGAACGTGCGCATCCGCGAAACCACATGAAGTCAGGTgacaaggcaaaaaaaaaaaaatctactatTGTCAAACTGGTCAGTTCAAGTTTACATCCATGCCAAACTAAGATTGGAGGTCCATATCTGTCCTAATTTCCTAGTAATaaatccaaggaagaagaaaacttcagTTGCATCATGTTCATCCCTTGATTCGAATCCTTCTCATTTGCGCTCGGATCCTCCAATTCCAGTTCCCACCAGTCTCACAAATTTTCACGAAGAATCACTCTTCGTGAACTATCGATCTCAGTTCATCCCAGTTTATTCCGTTCGCGAAAATATCGTCTCCATTTAGATTCCAAAGGCTCAAGCATGGCGTCGCCACAGGGGCCTGAGGGATGGAATGGCAATGGTTGACCCATGAGAGCTGTGCTTGCTCAACATGGCGGGTCGCTGGCTTTTGGTCGCTTGGTTGGACGGCCGAATGGTCCGATCCAAAACTCAGGCATTGGTCTCCGTACTCAGATTCGAAGCTGCTCGATTTAGAACACGAATTGATTGAGCTCTGCTTGAAGGTGGTCTCTTTGCATTCTGTTGTTGCAATGTATTTTCTGCTAGAGGATATGCGTTTGAAAATTCTGCAAAGCGTCCATACTTCCTGCCAAAACCAAGAAGAGGAAACAGAAAACCCTTCAGTTTCAGGGCCAAATTTTGAGCATGTATTTAAATGCCGAATCCTCTCCTAGACAAAAATGATTGGTCCTCTTTTAACATTGATTATTTCAGGTCGGCTGCTCATTTGCTGATTTAAGGGTAAAAAAGGACATAAATAAACTGCTAGTAAGATAATAACTAATGTTGAACATAGCAGAAACTCAAGCTAGAACCGGCGACTGCTCGTTTTCTAATAGAAAGTTTGAAAGCAATTGGAAAGTAAATTAAAGCGAGCTGATGCAATCACATAACAAGTATTTAGCATCTTACTGCTTCTTCAGTGACTGTGTCATTTGCATCTGATAGATCACCGCCTTTCTCCACAGGCGGCAGCCGGAACTCGTGCATCATCCAGTCAGTTTTGGTACCTCTGCCAGCCGAGCCGCGGTAGTAAACAAGAGTCTTCTTGAGGCCGACGCAATTGTGGGGATATTTACCGGAATATATGGGCTTGTCGATGCCCGTGGCCTTCCAAAATCCGGATCCAGTCACTCTATTTGGCCTTATGCTGTTTTTGTACTTCCTCCCTCTGATGCAGAAGAAGTAGCCTTCTTTCTCTCCCATTTTGCTAACATCTGTTTAGTCACCGATGATGATTATGAACATGATGACTGAGaagcaagattatgctgatcacATTCGTCCATCAGaaaagtaattatttaaaaaaaaaaaaaaaaaaatcggtgcAATACTACACAAGCATATGTTGATTCACCATAGAATCTCAGTTTTAGACTATGAAAGACTAATTCAGCTGATAATTAATTAGAGTTGCGGTGAAGCTATCGGAATCCTTGGTGAGTAAATTGACTCAGCTCCACCTTTGAACGGATCTCACCAACCTCTCGTCTGTTTCTTGAGGCGACGTGCCATCGTCTAGGGAAAGCGAGGGACACGCGaagaaagaaaccaaacaaCCCGCGACTCGTATGCCTGCTTACCATGGAGATCCCAGGGATCGTACTTGTAGATATCGACCTGCTTGATGAACTCGATCTTGAGAGGCTTCTTCTCCACCTTCCGGCGAAGATAGAACCCGACAAGCTCTTCGTCGGTCGGGTAAAACCGGAACCCGGGAAGCACcacttcttcctcatcatccttgttcttcttcttgtcaTGTAACCTTGTATCACTACTATCTCGTtgttccatctctctctctctctctctctctctctctctctgcgcccTATCTTCTTGATTCTCTCGAGTTTGTCCTGTGTCTCTGTCATATTCTGGAAGCGGAAGCTTCTTATATGGGCAGTAGTGCAAGAGGGTCGTCCATTTGCTGCTCAGTCCGCATGACCAAGTAAACTTATGACATTATTATTACGTTGATGGAGACgtccatcttctttttttcccgggtcgcaagaggttttttttttttttcttttttttggaggtTCAATTTTGTCAGGCAAAGAAAAGTAGCTCAAAAGCGACAAAGGTTGGAAGTCCACCTTAGCGGCCACAACGACGTTTGACTTGTTAACAACAAATTGCAAATTCAAATCCAACGGATGACATCAATCCCGAATCACGTGTCATGCTGGTACACGACGCTTCGTTCATGATGccttcaaaaattgaaaaagccaAAGAAAGATGAGAACTGTAGGAAAGAAAATGTAACCCTAAACGACGAGAGTGATGCTGTGTTAGCATAACGTACGAATAGTATAAGCTTTGGAAAATGTCTCGACGCACTACAACGACAAACTATCGCAACAAGTCCTCCCAGGTAATACATTTCTTAGCCATCCCCCACTATGAACTTGGAAATTCTGCATTATGACTTTGAAGTCATTGCTACGTTTCCATCAACTTATATTCCACGTAATCAATATCTGGTCGAGAAGACGAGAATCGCGGGAAGAGCGTGtgaaattaaaaagtaatttcaacAGGTTTTGCTTAAGCATGTGTTACTTACATTTTACCAACGTTGTAATTCTCCACCAGTGGACGTAGAAAACTAACTTATTAGGGGATGAATTTTCAATACCTAATTCAAGGAAAAGGGGGGCGAGATATCGACATTTCATGTGAAATTCAATAGGTCATGAATGAAATACATTGTATAAAAGGATCACCAAATGATCAAGAGGCTGCTACTTGTTTATAGAATTTCAATACGCCATATATACATGTACACTTTCTGTATCTATTGGTTAAGTTTTTGGATTCGACATTTGAGCAAAGGCGACAACCTAGCTTTCTTCATCCGGTTCGACAGATATTGATATATTATGTTTCGTGTTTCTGCGCCGTATCATGTTTGCGTCCCAGCTTCACCAGCCCCCACACAATTGTAGGCCTTAAGATCAACAAAAATCGATCATTAGAACTCGAACATCCGGCGGCAGACTTGTATGAAAGGAATGAAAAATCTACTTCGATGGTGCGAGATTTTCCTCAAGCAGCCCCCTCCACAAATTTCACGGTCTAGGTCGCGACTTCGATGGTACCAGACTTCCCTCGAGCAGCCCCTCCACAATTTACATGGTCAAGGAGAACGAGAGATCTCATAATTTTCCATTATGACGTATGAAAGGAATATATCGACGTGGTCCTGGCCTTGTAGAAAAAGGGAACAGGGTCTAACACAATTTTAGAATTGCA
The sequence above is drawn from the Eucalyptus grandis isolate ANBG69807.140 chromosome 11, ASM1654582v1, whole genome shotgun sequence genome and encodes:
- the LOC104425055 gene encoding transcription factor JUNGBRUNNEN 1, with amino-acid sequence MEQRDSSDTRLHDKKKNKDDEEEVVLPGFRFYPTDEELVGFYLRRKVEKKPLKIEFIKQVDIYKYDPWDLHDVSKMGEKEGYFFCIRGRKYKNSIRPNRVTGSGFWKATGIDKPIYSGKYPHNCVGLKKTLVYYRGSAGRGTKTDWMMHEFRLPPVEKGGDLSDANDTVTEEAEVWTLCRIFKRISSSRKYIATTECKETTFKQSSINSCSKSSSFESEYGDQCLSFGSDHSAVQPSDQKPATRHVEQAQLSWVNHCHSIPQAPVATPCLSLWNLNGDDIFANGINWDELRSIVHEE